In Melanotaenia boesemani isolate fMelBoe1 chromosome 7, fMelBoe1.pri, whole genome shotgun sequence, a single window of DNA contains:
- the rad9a gene encoding cell cycle checkpoint control protein RAD9A: MQCIVTGGNVKVLAKAIHSLSRIGDTLYVEPQKDGLALRSVNSSRSAYACFLFAPLFFSRYSIPTGLNFHCKMAIKSVQAVFRSLAKLEKTVEKCHIELDEQKDRLTFTLHCKYGLLKTHNLSYQDSESLQAVFDKDSCANVFRAQPRVLVDTVAHFPPSLEEVTVTVTDERMWVRNHVEDEAELSKAMLTELCLASDEFDQFAVKVHNSITFCLKELRGLLLFAEPIGLPISMYFNEPGSPVVLSVTDSVLEGDFVLATLSDDSNLHKNNSRGAQTQTPPPLDDFMNDDMDSYLIAMDTSMAPGPSTADPSPPSLSASTSLKQTTTAASHRTRTHRGGEDEEEEEVEEDPDRPPDKKFRSLFFGSVLPPSSQMSTQPVTTQEVLASDSEDDTEAE, encoded by the exons ATGCAGTGTATCGTGACTGGAGGAAACGTGAAAG TGTTGGCCAAAGCCATCCATTCTCTGTCCAGAATCGGTGATACCTTGTATGTGGAGCCTCAGAAAGATGGG CTGGCCTTGCGGTCTGTAAACTCTTCTCGGTCGGCATATGCTTGCTTCCTGTTCGCACCACTATTCTTCAGCAG ATACTCCATTCCCACTGGGCTCAACTTCCACTGCAAGATGGCAATAAAG AGTGTGCAGGCTGTGTTCAGATCGCTGGCAAAGTTGGAGAAGACAGTGGAAAAGTGTCACATTGAGCTGGATGAACAGAAAGACCGTCTCACTTTCACCCTGCACTGCAAATACG GTCTCTTGAAGACACATAACCTGTCTTACCAGGACAGTGAAAGCTTACAGGCAGTGTTTGATAAGGACAGCTGTGCCAATGTATTCAGAGCCCAGCCAAG GGTGCTGGTGGACACAGTTGCTCACTTCCCTCCATCTCTGGAAGAAGTGACTGTGACAGTGACTGATGAACGGATGTGGGTCAGGAACCATGTGGAGGATGAAGCCG AGCTGTCCAAAGCCATGCTGACAGAGCTGTGCCTGGCTTCAGATGAGTTTGACCAGTTTGCTGTTAAAGTTCACAACAGCATCACATTTTGTCTGAAGGAGCTACGG ggtttgctgttgtttgcagAGCCCATTGGTCTCCCTATCTCTATGTATTTTAATGAACCAGGCAG cCCTGTGGTGCTTTCGGTAACAGACAGTGTCCTGGAAGGGGACTTTGTGCTGGCCACGCTTTCTGATGATTCAAATCttcataaaaacaacagcagagg AGCGCAAACACAGACACCGCCCCCTCTTGATGACTTCATGAATGATGATATGGATTCCTACCTAATCGCCATGGATACTAGTATGGCACCAGGCCCTTCAACCGCTGATCCATCCCCACCCTCTTTATCTGCATCTAcaagtttaaaacaaactacTACTGCAGCAAGTCACAGAACAAGAAcgcacagaggaggagaagacgaggaggaagaagaggtggaggaagatcCTGACAGGCCACCTGACAAAAAG TTCCGCTCCCTGTTCTTCGGATCAGTGCTTCCTCCATCTTCTCAGATGAGCACGCAGCCGGTAACCACTCAGGAAGTTCTGGCCAGTGACAGTGAGGATGACACTGAAGCTGAGTGA